CTCCGAATTCAACGTAAGCCTCATCAACGATCACCAGTGCAGATGTGTTTTGTAGTAAGCTTTCTAACTCACCCCAGGTAGCCTCGTTAGCTGTTGGGTTGTTGGGCGAACAAACGAAGATCAGTCTGGTGTCCCCAATTTTAGCTTCGCGTATCATTTGATCTAAGTTAAGTGAAAAATCATGATTGCGGGGAATGAATTTGGCGTGTGCTCCCGCTACCAGGCTGTGTACTTCGTACATGGAAAAGGTAGGGGAAGGTATTAATACATTTCCCCCGGTGGCAAAAGTTAATGCCAGGTTAAGAATGATCTCGTCTGAGCCGTTTCCCACCAAAATGCATTCCACGGGTGCTCCGGTATAATCTGCCAATGCCGCCCTGAGATCCTGCGCCATAGGATCAGGATAACGATTAAATGACTGCGGATGCATATTGCGATAGATATAATCGTTTATCTCCTTCGGAAAATCAAAGGGACTTTCATTGGCGTCCATTCGGATTACCCCGGGAAGTACCACAGGCTCATAGGGTTTAAGGTTTTTTAAGTCCTGCCGCGCAAGTGATGATGCATTAAATGCCGTCATGAAATACTCCCTTCCTTTCCGAAAAGTCTTATTTTAACCGCCCTGGCGTGTGCATCAAGGCCTTCCACTTGTGCCAATTTAATTACCGCGGGGCCTGTTTGTTCCAGGGCATGACGCGAGAAAGATATTACGCTGGTTTTCTTGATAAATGAGTCTACGTTAAGGGGAGAGAAGAATCTGGCTGTACCACCGGTGGGCAGAATATGATTTGGCCCCGCCAGATAATCCCCCACCGGCTCGGGAGAATATGCTCCCAAAAAGACAGCTCCGGCATTTACTACTTGCCCCAACAAGCGGTGCGGGTTATTTACCATTAATTCTAAATGTTCCGGAGCAAACCGATTGGCTAATACCATGGCCTCGTCCAAGCTGTCGGTAACAACAATCACTCCAAAATTGGCCAGAGATTTTCTGGCTACTTCATGCCGCGGTAGGTTTGTTAACTGCGTGGTAAGTTCATAGCGTACTGCCTCAGCCAATGAGCGGCTTTCCGTGATTAAAACCGCTGAAGACATTACATCGTGTTCTGCCTGAGATAGCATATCCGCAGCAATATAGGCTGGGTCAGCCTCTCTGTCTGCCACTATCAGTACTTCACTGGGCCCGGCCAGCATATCTATATCTACCAGACCGTAGACCTGCTGTTTGGCCAGAGTCACATAAATATTTCCCGGTCCGGTTATTTTATCAACTTTTTCGATGGTAGTGGTTCCCACTGCCATCGAGGCAATTGCCTGGGCTCCTCCCACTCGAAAAATCTTTGTAACTCCGGCCTCCGCAGCGGCCACCAGTGTATGAGGATTAATTTGACCTTGAGAGTCCGGTGGTGTTACCATGATAATTTCTTTTACCCCCGCTACTTTAGCCGGCAGTGCGTTCATCAGCACCGAAGATGGATAGGCGGCAGTACCGCCGGGGACGTAAATCCCTACCCTTTCCAATGGTCTAAGTAGTTGGCCGAGCATAGTCCCGTCCGGTTCCGGCTCAAACCAGGATGTCCTAAGCTGTTTCTCGTGATATTTTGTTATGTTATGCAAGGCCAAGGACAGGGCCGAAAGAAAATGTTCGTCCACCTTATCGTAAGCATCCTTGATTTCTTCCGGTTGCACCTCTAATTGGCTGGGATTTATATGTACTTTGTCGAACTGGGCGGTATAACGGCAAAGCGCGCTATCGCCGGCCTGTTTGACTTGTTTTATGATTTCGGCTACTGCTTCGGTGATTTTGTCCCGGTTAGCTTCTTTTCTGGTTATGATGTTTTTTAGTGCGGGGTGTGCGGGGTGTAATATTTCGAGCAAACCAATTTCCCCTTCCCTTTAATTGGTTAAAGCGATAGTGTAATAACATCATAAAACTTTTGCTGTACCATTGTCAATTAAAAAGTTTAATTTAATTACTGTTAATCCTGAAGGCGGGAAAGAACTGTTTTGTAACCGTCTGCACCGTAATTCAAGGCACGCTTAACCCTGCTTATGGTGGCTGTGCTAGCGCCGGTTCTGGCAGCTATTTCGCCATAAGTATTATTTGTTTCCAGCATTTTGGCGACTTCCATGCGCTGAGCCAAAGATTTAAGCTCTGCCACGGTACATACATCCTCAAAGAATTGATAGCATTCATCAATATTCTCCAGTAACAATATTGCTTTAAACAGACGGTCCAAGAGAGGATCGCGCAATTTCCCACTATAAGTCAAAGCAATAGACCTCCCGGTGGTTTTAGTAATTAAGGGCATACTTTAGTTATTGCATAAAGTTTCTTCGACATTACTACCATATATTCCTTTTAGTACGGCAAAGATTTAAAGTGTTACAGGCAAAAAAAGGGGGAAGTTAAGCACCCCCTAAGACAATGCCTTCTGTCCGATATCTTTTCTGTAGTGCATACCTTCAAATGATATTGCCTTAACGCCCCTGTACGCAAGTGCAATAGCGGAAGGGATGTCCTTATCTATTGCGGTTACACCGAGAACTCTGCCCCCTGAAGTGACAATTTCACCTGCTTTTTCCGCTGTGGCGGCATGGAAAACTTCTATGCCCTGGGTTGTGTTCTGAAGACCGTGAATCGGAAGGCCTTTGGTATAATTGTCGGGGTAACCGCCTGAAGCTAAAACAACACAAACTGTGGCACCGTTTTTCCACTGCAGTTCAATATCTTCAAGTTTTTCGTCCAATACAGCATCAACTATTTCTATTAAATCTGAATCTAGAGCAACAAGCAGTGGTTGTGCTTCCGGGTCCCCAAAACGAACGTTGTATTCTAATACTAGGGGTCCCTGCTCCGTAATCATTAGCCCGGCATATAGTACACCTTTATACGGTATTCCCTCAGCTTCCATGGCCTTTACCGTAGGAATCATAATCTCGTTCAAAACCTTCTGCTGTAAGTCAGGTGGGCACACTGGAGCGGGGCAGTATGCTCCCATGCCTCCGGTGTTCGGGCCCTGGTCACCGTCGAAAACCTGCTTATGATCTTGAGCGGGCAGTAGCGGCAGTATTGTTTTCCCGTCTGTAAAGGCCAAAATGCTAACTTCTTCTCCCACCAGGCATTCCTCAATAACAACTCTTTTCCCGGCACTACCGAAAACACCTTCGACCATTATTGATTGGATGGCTGCAAAAGCGGTTTTTTCATCATGTGCAACTATTACCCCTTTGCCCGCTGCCAGTCCTTCCGCCTTAATCACACACGGCAAACCTATTTCTCTAATGTAATTGAAGGCGGGCTCAGCCTCGGTAAATACCTTGTATTTTGCAGTGGGGATGTTGTATTTATGCATTATTTCTTTTGCAAATACTTTACTGCCCTCAAGGGCAGCAGCCTGCTTGGTAGGACCGAATACCCTGAGGCCGGCTTTCTCAAAGACATCCACTATTCCGGCCGTTAAAGGTGCTTCCGGCCCCACAAATGTAATGTCCACCGCTTCCTTTTGAGCCAGGTCAACCAAGCCTGAAATATCATCTGCGGATATATTTATGCATGTTGCCATTTTAGCGATGCCTGCGTTACCTGGAGCGCAAATAATTTTGTCTATTTTGGGGCTTTGGGCCAATTTCCAAACCAGAGCGTGTTCTCGCCCTCCTCCGCCAACTACCAGAGCCTTCATTTGAAGAATTACCTCCCTGTTTTAATGCTTGAAGTGACGCATCCCTGTAAAGACCATAATAATCCCATGCTCGTTAGCCGCCTTAATGGACTCTTCATCCCGCATTGATCCACCGGGTTGAACAATAACTTTTATTCCTGCCCGTGCCGCTTGATCAACGGTGTCCCTGAAAGGGAAAAATGCATCAGAAGCCAAAATGGCGCCGTGGGCCTTTTCACCGGCCTGTCCAAGGGCTATGCGCGCTGACCCCACTCGATTCATTTGACCGGCACCGACCCCTAAGACCTGACGGTCTTTGACTACCACTATGGCGTTTGATTTTACATGCTTGGCCACTGTCATGGCGAATAATATGTCCTGCATTAATTGGTCTGACGGTCTTTTTTCGGTAACCGCCCGTATTTTTTTAGGGTCAATGACCTCTCGGTCAGCATCCTGCAACAGAAACCCGCCATTGACTTTGCGGACATCCAAAAAGTCATTGGAAGAGGTATCCAGGGCACCTGTTTCCAGCAGGCGTAGGTTTTCCTTAGTTTTTAAAACCTCTAATGCATCGGGCTCAAATGCGGGTGCAATTACCGCCTCCAGAAATATTTTTGTCATTTCCTCTGCTGAAGCCTTGTCCACAGGGTTATTAAATGCTACTATGCCACCAAATGCTGAAACAGGGTCAGTCTCATAAGCTAGTTTATAAGCTTGAACATTGTCTTGGGCGCAAGCCGTTCCGCAAGGGTTATTGTGTTTAATAATTACACAGGCAGGCTCAGTGAATTCTTTTACCAGCTCCAGGGCTGAGTTTAAATCTAAAATATTATTATAAGAGAGCTCTTTCCCGTGTAGTTGTTTAGCATTGGCAATGCAGGGTCCTTGAATGGAATTATCCTGGTAGAAGGCGGCCTGCTGATGTGGGTTTTCTCCATATCTTAAAAGCTGTTTTCTTTGTGCATTAAGGTGGAAGGTTGTGGGAAATGCACTATCGGGTTGTACAATGCCGCTTAAATAGTTACTGATGGCTGCATCATAAGATGCCGTGTGTGAAAATGCCTCCAAGGCAAGCTCCTGCCGGAATTGAATGTCAACTTTGCCGACCTTAAGAGTGTCCAGTATTTCTGGATATCGATGGGGAGACACTACTATGATCACATCCTGGTGGTTTTTAGCTGCCGCCCTTACCAAGGTGGGACCACCTATATCGATATTTTCTATCGCTTGTTCCAGAGTAACACCAGGGTTAGCAACTGTCTCCTCAAATGGATAAAGGTTAACAGCAACCAGATCTATAGGCTCTATATTGTGCTCTTGAATTTGATTCAAGTGGTCCGGAGTGCGCCGCGCTAGAATGCCACCATGAACCGACGGGTGTAGGGTTTTAACCCGTCCTGCCAAAATTTCAGGAAAACCGGTAACATCTGATACAGAGGTAACCGGAACCCCTGCATTTTGAAGAGCCTTAGCAGTTCCCCCAGTGGAAATAATTTCCACCCCAAGTTCAACAAGCCCCCGGGCAAAATCTGCAATTCCAGCCTTATCCGATACACTTATCAGTGCACGCTTGACAGACACTATAGAAAACCTCCCATCATGTTTTTAAAGAATCTCTACTTTTCTTCCTTCAATCTTAAGCCTACCTTCTAAAAGTAATTTAATCGCTTGCGGATATATCTTATGTTCTTGTTCCAAAATGCGTTCTGACAGGCTATCAGGGGTGTCATCCTGTATAACCGGTACTGCTGCTTGTAAAACGATGGGGCCAGTATCCATACCCTCATCTACAACATGAACTGTGCAGCCACTGTATTTAACTCCGTATGCCACTGCTTGTTCCTGAGCGTGAAGGCCGGGAAAAGAAGGCAGCAGGGCCGGGTGAATATTGAGCATCTTGGTAGCAAACTTTTTTAGTAATACCCGACCTACCAAGCGCATGTACCCGGCCAGGCAAATCAATTCCACACCGTATTCAATGAAAAGATCAGACACGGCCTGTTCATACTGGTCTTTAGTATCAAACGTGGTGGGGTTAATGCAAAAAGCCGGAATGTTTTCTTTGGATGCTCTATGCAGCGCGTAGGCGTCAGGATTGTCACTAATCACCAGTGCGACGTGCCCGGGAATTGTACCGGCGGAACATGCGTCCATAATAGCTTGTAGATTGGAGCCTCGCCCGGAAGCCATGACACCTATGCAATGATCAGACATAATTCTCCCCCTAAAAGGATGTTAAATCCTACTCTATAAATGATACTCCGCATGAATTGGTTACTCTGCCTATGCAGTGCGCATGTTCACTACCCAGATACTTCAGTATTTGATCCTTTTGCGATGGTGGAACTACTGCCACCATACCTATCCCCATGTTAAAAGTGCGCAGCATTTCATATTCTTGGGTGCCGGCAACTTCTTTAATTAAGTCAAAAACAGGGGGTACAGGCCAGCTTCCTTTTTGTATCTGGACGCCCAGTCCGGCAGGCATCATGCGTGGAATGTTTTCCACCAAGCCTCCCCCCGTGATATGGGCTAAACCCTTTATAGTAAAGGGATCAAGTAGCGAGCGTACAGTTTGCACATAGATACGGGTAGGCTCTAATAGTTCCTCTCCCACTGTTTTTCCTAACGCATCAATATAAGTATCCATTTTGTATTCTGCGCGTTCCAGTAAAGCCTTACGGGCTAGTGAGTAACCATTACTGTGTAAACCGGAAGAAGATAGGCCTATTAGTGTATCCCCTGGCTGAATACTGGAGCCGTCTATGATACTATCTTTATTTACCACTCCCACGACGAAACCGGCAATATCATATTCTTCTTCGCCGTAAAACCCTGGCATTTCAGCCGTCTCTCCGCCTATGAGAGCACATCCGGCCTGGCGGCAACCTTCTGCCACACCGGAAACTATAGAAGCCACCTTTTCCGGTACCAATTTTCCCACCGCAAGGTAATCCAGGAAAAACAAGGGCTCTGCGCCTTGTACCAGTATGTCATTAGCGCACATGGCCACGGTGTCGATGCCAATAGTATCATGTTTGCCCATTAACATGGCGATCTTTAACTTTGTGCCTACTCCATCGGTTCCGGATACCAGTACTGGCTGAGTATACCGGGAAGTATCAAGGGAAAACAGGCCGCCGAATCCACCAATGTCAGTAAGAACCTCAGAGCGGAAAGTGCTTTTTACCGCATTGCGCATTAAAGAAACCGCTTTATTACCGGCATCGATGTCAACTCCCGCATCCGCGTACGTGAGCGGGAAGCGTTCCTCCTTCATGGAATTCCTCCCCAAAGGGTATTTTTACAATGTTAAAATAGTGCATTACTCTTGTCCTTCAAGGGCCATCTACTCTAAGCTGTATTTACCGGTGTCTTTAGGCTTTACTACTTCTACTGGGTAGATACCGCTGAAACATGCGGTGCAAAAGTTATCCCGGTACTCATCAAAGATGTCCAATAGACCCTCCAGGCTTAAGTAATGCAAAGAATCAGCGCCAATGGATTGGCGAATTTCATCAAGCTGCATATTGGCGGCAATAAGTTCCTTTTCGTCGGAAGTATCAATCCCGTAGTAACAGGAACGAATCACCGGGGGTGAGCTAAGACACATGTGTACTTCTTTAACGCCGCAGTCACGCAGCATAGCAACCAGCTTGCCGCTGGTTGTCCCTCTCACAATGGAATCATCTACCATAACTACCCTCTTGCCTTCCAATACTTCTCTTACCGGGTTAAGCTTAAGTCGCACGGCAAGATCACGCATATCCTGTGAAGGCTGGATGAAGGTGCGTCCAATATACCGGTTTTTCATGAGGCCTTCCTCAAAGGGAATGTCTGTTGCTTCTGCATATCCCCGGGCTGAAGCTGTCCCGGAGTCTGGAACGGGAATAACCAGGTCGGCATCCACGGGAAATTCCGCAGCCAATTGATGTCCCAATTTCCTGCGCACCCTGTTTACGTTATAATTGTCTATTGTACTGTCCGGCCTGGCAACATAAATATATTCAAAAATACAGTGTGCCCTGCATTTGGCGGGAAGTACATGCACCGATTCTAAGCCATTACTGTCGATTGTTACTATTTCTCCTGGCTCAACATCCCTCAAGAATTTGGCACCGACTGCATCCAGTGCACATGATTCTGAAGCAACAACGTACCCGTTTTCCAGTGACCCGATGCACAAAGGCCTAAAACCATAAGGATCCCTGACGGCAATAAGTTTGTCTTCGGTTAAGAGAACCAGCGAATAAGCACCTTTAATATCAATCATACATTTCATTACGGCTTCTTCTAAAGTGCTTTGGCTGTAGCGGGCAATTAAGTTTACTATGACTTCACTGTCGGTGGATGACTGAAATATGGAGCCTGTAGATAAAAGTTGGGACCGTAGCTCGGTAACATTAGTAAGATTACCATTATGGGCAAGTCCCAATTGTCCACCGGTATATCGAAATACTAAGGGCTGGGCGTTAAGGGGATGGCTGGAGCCCGTAGTTGAGTAGCGCACGTGGCCAATGGCAAGGTCTCCACGCAGATTGTCTATGGTATCAGCAGAAAAAACCTCAGGTACTAATCCCATGGCCTTGTAAAGTTGAATACGATCACCGTCAGCCACCGCAATGCCCGCACTTTCCTGGCCGCGGTGCTGTAACGCATACAGTCCGTAATAGGTAAGGCGAGCCACATTGGTGCCCGGGGCGTATATGCCGAAAACACCGCATTCATCTTTTGGTTTATCTGTTCCGCTTTGATGCCCCAATGTCATGTTACTCCCCCCTCAGGGTTTAGGTTATTTGATGCCGGTAAGCCTGCGCTTGATCTCCTGATAAGCTTCTTCCACATTGCCAAGGTCTCTGCGAAATCTATCTTTGTCTAACTTTTCCTTAGTGGTTTTATCCCAGAAGCGGCAGGTGTCTGGCGAAATCTCATCACC
The genomic region above belongs to Bacillota bacterium and contains:
- the purH gene encoding bifunctional phosphoribosylaminoimidazolecarboxamide formyltransferase/IMP cyclohydrolase gives rise to the protein MSVKRALISVSDKAGIADFARGLVELGVEIISTGGTAKALQNAGVPVTSVSDVTGFPEILAGRVKTLHPSVHGGILARRTPDHLNQIQEHNIEPIDLVAVNLYPFEETVANPGVTLEQAIENIDIGGPTLVRAAAKNHQDVIIVVSPHRYPEILDTLKVGKVDIQFRQELALEAFSHTASYDAAISNYLSGIVQPDSAFPTTFHLNAQRKQLLRYGENPHQQAAFYQDNSIQGPCIANAKQLHGKELSYNNILDLNSALELVKEFTEPACVIIKHNNPCGTACAQDNVQAYKLAYETDPVSAFGGIVAFNNPVDKASAEEMTKIFLEAVIAPAFEPDALEVLKTKENLRLLETGALDTSSNDFLDVRKVNGGFLLQDADREVIDPKKIRAVTEKRPSDQLMQDILFAMTVAKHVKSNAIVVVKDRQVLGVGAGQMNRVGSARIALGQAGEKAHGAILASDAFFPFRDTVDQAARAGIKVIVQPGGSMRDEESIKAANEHGIIMVFTGMRHFKH
- a CDS encoding amidophosphoribosyltransferase, giving the protein MTLGHQSGTDKPKDECGVFGIYAPGTNVARLTYYGLYALQHRGQESAGIAVADGDRIQLYKAMGLVPEVFSADTIDNLRGDLAIGHVRYSTTGSSHPLNAQPLVFRYTGGQLGLAHNGNLTNVTELRSQLLSTGSIFQSSTDSEVIVNLIARYSQSTLEEAVMKCMIDIKGAYSLVLLTEDKLIAVRDPYGFRPLCIGSLENGYVVASESCALDAVGAKFLRDVEPGEIVTIDSNGLESVHVLPAKCRAHCIFEYIYVARPDSTIDNYNVNRVRRKLGHQLAAEFPVDADLVIPVPDSGTASARGYAEATDIPFEEGLMKNRYIGRTFIQPSQDMRDLAVRLKLNPVREVLEGKRVVMVDDSIVRGTTSGKLVAMLRDCGVKEVHMCLSSPPVIRSCYYGIDTSDEKELIAANMQLDEIRQSIGADSLHYLSLEGLLDIFDEYRDNFCTACFSGIYPVEVVKPKDTGKYSLE
- the hisC gene encoding histidinol-phosphate transaminase — translated: MTAFNASSLARQDLKNLKPYEPVVLPGVIRMDANESPFDFPKEINDYIYRNMHPQSFNRYPDPMAQDLRAALADYTGAPVECILVGNGSDEIILNLALTFATGGNVLIPSPTFSMYEVHSLVAGAHAKFIPRNHDFSLNLDQMIREAKIGDTRLIFVCSPNNPTANEATWGELESLLQNTSALVIVDEAYVEFGGQSCLPLMDKYTNLAVMRSFSKSFGLAGLRVGYLIAHPTVIDQMSRVKQPFNINSFSQKAALAVLEHLPLFKELIADMVYKRDYLWKQMNNMREIEVLETITNFITFKTALSAEEIHQQLIKQGVLIRNISGPGLENYLRVSVGTDDENKTFLESLLNVVG
- a CDS encoding phosphoribosylformylglycinamidine cyclo-ligase, whose translation is MKEERFPLTYADAGVDIDAGNKAVSLMRNAVKSTFRSEVLTDIGGFGGLFSLDTSRYTQPVLVSGTDGVGTKLKIAMLMGKHDTIGIDTVAMCANDILVQGAEPLFFLDYLAVGKLVPEKVASIVSGVAEGCRQAGCALIGGETAEMPGFYGEEEYDIAGFVVGVVNKDSIIDGSSIQPGDTLIGLSSSGLHSNGYSLARKALLERAEYKMDTYIDALGKTVGEELLEPTRIYVQTVRSLLDPFTIKGLAHITGGGLVENIPRMMPAGLGVQIQKGSWPVPPVFDLIKEVAGTQEYEMLRTFNMGIGMVAVVPPSQKDQILKYLGSEHAHCIGRVTNSCGVSFIE
- the hisD gene encoding histidinol dehydrogenase produces the protein MLEILHPAHPALKNIITRKEANRDKITEAVAEIIKQVKQAGDSALCRYTAQFDKVHINPSQLEVQPEEIKDAYDKVDEHFLSALSLALHNITKYHEKQLRTSWFEPEPDGTMLGQLLRPLERVGIYVPGGTAAYPSSVLMNALPAKVAGVKEIIMVTPPDSQGQINPHTLVAAAEAGVTKIFRVGGAQAIASMAVGTTTIEKVDKITGPGNIYVTLAKQQVYGLVDIDMLAGPSEVLIVADREADPAYIAADMLSQAEHDVMSSAVLITESRSLAEAVRYELTTQLTNLPRHEVARKSLANFGVIVVTDSLDEAMVLANRFAPEHLELMVNNPHRLLGQVVNAGAVFLGAYSPEPVGDYLAGPNHILPTGGTARFFSPLNVDSFIKKTSVISFSRHALEQTGPAVIKLAQVEGLDAHARAVKIRLFGKEGSIS
- the purD gene encoding phosphoribosylamine--glycine ligase, whose product is MKALVVGGGGREHALVWKLAQSPKIDKIICAPGNAGIAKMATCINISADDISGLVDLAQKEAVDITFVGPEAPLTAGIVDVFEKAGLRVFGPTKQAAALEGSKVFAKEIMHKYNIPTAKYKVFTEAEPAFNYIREIGLPCVIKAEGLAAGKGVIVAHDEKTAFAAIQSIMVEGVFGSAGKRVVIEECLVGEEVSILAFTDGKTILPLLPAQDHKQVFDGDQGPNTGGMGAYCPAPVCPPDLQQKVLNEIMIPTVKAMEAEGIPYKGVLYAGLMITEQGPLVLEYNVRFGDPEAQPLLVALDSDLIEIVDAVLDEKLEDIELQWKNGATVCVVLASGGYPDNYTKGLPIHGLQNTTQGIEVFHAATAEKAGEIVTSGGRVLGVTAIDKDIPSAIALAYRGVKAISFEGMHYRKDIGQKALS
- a CDS encoding phosphoribosylglycinamide formyltransferase, giving the protein MSDHCIGVMASGRGSNLQAIMDACSAGTIPGHVALVISDNPDAYALHRASKENIPAFCINPTTFDTKDQYEQAVSDLFIEYGVELICLAGYMRLVGRVLLKKFATKMLNIHPALLPSFPGLHAQEQAVAYGVKYSGCTVHVVDEGMDTGPIVLQAAVPVIQDDTPDSLSERILEQEHKIYPQAIKLLLEGRLKIEGRKVEIL